TTTGTGGCCCGGATAATCGCTGATAACCTGTACCGTGACGGAGTCAAGAGTGAGTGTGTCAGACTGTTCATCGCCCCGTTCCACTTCCCACATGCCAGACTGGTGGACACGTACAAGGTAAGTCATCCAGGGCCCTGTTGGCACAAAGTTTGACATCATGTGCCAGAAACACGCTGGCAGTGTTCTTGGGACCCCCGTTTGCTTAGTCAGATGTTTAGTCTGCAGTCTGTTTTGCATGTGAATGACAACGATCAAGGTTTGTACAGATGCTTCAACACAAACATTGGTTCTACAATTACACACTGTGCTTGGCTTTTTGGAACCTAGTGTTTGTCCAACCAGGTCACAGATGCCAACGTAGTAGCTAATCTATTAGATTTCAAAATAATGTTGACACAGTGTTATTACACAAATGAACCCAGATTTAACAGGACACAGGATGACCTTTAAAATCTGATACTATAAAATCTGCAGAATGTGCACAAGGTGTCCCTTATAAATGAGATTTAGATAATTAATGataaaaaatactgtaattCTAAAACTTTTAACCTTTGTCCCTCATGACTAAAATGCCATGAAaatgtttctttgtttgttaaaaaacacacagttgagtaaagggaaaaagcaaaaccaaatttttttttacacagagtAAAACGTGTTGAACTAAAAAAGATAGATATGGTTGTTTTGGAGTACAAATCATTTTCGTTAATGTCATGTGTTTGGCTATTATAGTCGCTATAATTTACTAATATACTAATATATTTAAGTATTGATATAGTCTGAAACTCAAATTTCACCTAAAAGTTCATTATTTACTTTCACCTACCGGTACTTGAACTTgtgtcattacattacattacattcataCATTCTTTTTCTTCTGTAGATCTAGAGATTTGAATGATTTTGGTCACTAGTTGGTCTTCCTCTGTGTGTCCAGGGCCAGCTGAGAGAGGCGATCCGGGACATGGTGCTGCGCTGCCCTCAGACTCTGTTCATCTTCGACGAGGCTGAGAAGCTTCACCCCGGACTCATCGATGCCATCAAACCCTACATGGATCACTATGACAACGTAGATGGCGTAAGCTACCGCACAGccatcttcctcttcctcaggtTGGTTTATACATCAGGCTCGGCCTGTCTGTTGAAGCCGGGCCAAAAACTCTAACTGTACTCTCTCCCAGGTATTCTGGCAGCTCATCTGTGATGAATGATGTTTCTTCCTGTGTCTCCATTAATCCTCTTTATGGATCTTTCATGTTTTCAATTACTCATGTCAGATTATCTGCTGACAGATAATCTGTTCAGTATAGttatttaactttatttttttaaataacatttgttCAGATCAAATTTTTCTAACTTAAATTAGCATTTGCTAACATCTGCAATGTGTTTAAAACTAACTGAGTATCTCTATTGAAATATGAAGTTTATACAGTAGTATTCAAAGAAGATATTgtgcaattttttatttttcattatttgcCAACCCTAATCTGTGATGCTGTGATCTCTGCACTGATGCATCCAACTAAACCAAAATGAATCAAATCCTCCATAAACGTCAACAACTGCAGATATTTTACATCATGTTTTTGACATGCGTGTTGTCTCTACAGTAATATTGGTGGAGCAACGATCAATGATGTAGCGCTGGACTTCTGGCACTCCGGTCAAAATCGAGAGGACATCGGTATGGAAGACCTGGAGCATCGTCTGCGAGCTGAAACTATGGAGTCTCATGGTATGCTGCAGGGCTGGCTTTACGTTACTCAGCCGCTTGGCAGGTTTTCATCTCTCTTCAGCAGCCCTCTGCCATTTCACCCTGAGGAGGAAGCGGTACTGAGTGAGCTGCAAAGCCCATACGTCTGTCCGAACGTCCCATTTCTGTGAACGTGATATCTCAGGACCCCCTGCAGGAAATTTCTTCAAATTTCAGTTGAAGTCAAGGATGAACCGATTAGCCGTTGGTCAAAGGTCAAGGCAACTGTGACCTcacaaattgcttgtttggCCATAACTCAAGAATTCCTGCGCTAATTATGACAACATTTCCCAAATGTTTAATAGGATAAAATGatgaagtgatgacattttgaATCCAAAAGGTCCACctcactgtgacatcataatgttCTGCAAAAATGCTTTTCTGGCCATTATTCAACGCCATACTCAGGAGGAGCAGGGGAGACATTTGAATTGGTGACCCTAATCTTGAAACGGTGTTTAGATTGTTTGGATTTTCTGTGCTGCTGTGTTCAAGATCTCTTTGAAGCATCCAcgttttgtcaaaaaaatacacttaataccTTTTTATTAAATTGCTTCAAAAGTCTTTACTACATTAATAGTCTGGacaaacatggatgtaaactgcaacttgactggttggcaGAAGCATACAACCGCAAGGCGGTAATTCTAGTTTATATGTGTGGTGGATGGGAGTTAAAGTAATCAGTTTTATTTGACCAAGGTAATTTGCTGTAAGCATGGAGCTGCAGACTGGAGTATTGATTATTGGTGGGATCAGTGGTTTAAACAATCCTCTCACATTAAAGCAAGTCTTTTCTagctaaatataaaacattgATTGGTGGAGCTTTTAGCTATGTTTGGGGATTTCTAAGCAATGTTTTTTTGCATGGTTCTCTTCCCCAGGTGGGTTTGCTCAGAGTGAGCTGATGTCTGGCCACTTGATCGACTTCTTTGTGCCATTTCTGCCTCTGGAGTACCGCCATGTCAAGCTCTGTGCACGGGACGCCTATGCAGCACGAGGTCTCGAGACGGATGAAGCTACGCTGGATGAAGTGGCCAAGGCGATGCTGTATGTCCCTAAAGAGGAGAGACTGTTCTCAGCCCAGGGATGCAAGTCCATACCCCAGCGGATCAACTTCTTTCTCCCCtagaaggagagacagacagagagacctGGAGGAGGTGTGAGATTGCTTCACCAGCCCATCTGCATacagagccacagaggagaTGTCTGCTCTGCTCTACGTACTCTCCCTCCACAGGTACAAAACATGTCTGTCCAGGTCCCTCGGAGAAGGTCAGACAGCAGGGCTGATCCAGTATTGGAGGGGAAAGCAGCGCAACCCACCCTGCAGACATGAGCAGTGCCAGACAGTTATCATGTGCAGTGTGGCTGCTCTTCTTCACCTGCCAGGTTTAAATCCTCACAGTATCAAGAGGGAGAATTAGACAGTGGCTGCAGTGTATGTCATAGAGAGATACTAATACATTCTTATTGTCACTGTTTAAGTCTGTTCCCCTTTGCCAAAGTTTTAGTTGcgctgtttttaaagtttaggTAAATTCATACTTGTGTTTGCATGTCAGACATTGTGCTGCACTGATTATTTATTGACATCATTTGTGCCATATTTGAGCAGTTTACTGTACCAGATTATTTTTTGTGGAGTTGTTTGAATATGAATTTGTTGGCACTGTAAGGTATTAGTAAATAATAAATGCCACTGTAGTGTGAAAAGAATGGTGTGTGTAACTGCTAAGGTACACGGTACTGCAAATGTTACTTGAAATTGTTGGAATTTGTGTCAGAAGCAATTTAATCTATTTGaaagttagatttttgtgtgaaaatgtgtttaataacagtgcttttaatttttgtttattGTAAGTCATCTTATTGTTTCACATGAACCTAATACATGTCTTAGTGTTGTCATCATTACATAATATACTACTGTTAATTTGAgtcatagttaaaaaaaaaaaattattctgaCTTGCTTTATCGCTATCATTCATGCATTCACTTTCACATACATTCACACAGGGCTGAGTTGGTCTGCTTTCAGTGCCAAAGCTCAGGGTCACATcacaataacattaaaagaaatagttttaagaaaataaacatCCATGTTACACcaacaaaagttgtttttagttAATGCAATAACTAAATGCAATAACTTGAGGGGATACATTTGTCAAATTTAAGCAATCTCAATGATGTATTACTTATTTAGCATGATGCTTAGCAACTTTCTGTTTCTTTAAACAGTGAAAGCACTATGttcatcacaaaaaaaaatagtgaaagCACTCATGCCAGGGGTGGTAAAAACATCCTACACAAATCGAAGGTGGAAACGATTACTTGATTAATCGATCAACAGAACAATAATTAgctaccattttttttattcaaacttTTCAAATGTGAATTTTTACTGTTTTGTGTCTACTTGATAATAAATAGATTTCCTATAGATTTTTAAgggttggttggacaaaacacgAACATTTAAACATGGCAACTTGGGCTCCAAGAAATCGTATGcatttgaaattatttttgaCAATCAAGAAAAAAATCTGCACAGTagttgataatgaaaataattggtaGTTGCAGCCGGGGAGGAAGTTTCACATTCAtatacccacatacacacacacagagaaactgcAGTAGTGACACGCACATGCAGAAACACTGTATAAGATGCTTTTTGACATAGACGGTCACAGACTTGTCACTACGTAGGTAAGAATAGTTGTAATTCTCTAATCTTGTATGTTTAGCGTGACTTTAAACAGTCCTCCAGGAATACAGGAAAAGGGACAGAGTTGGGGTTGCATTACTCATTGCTACACAGTGGTTGACCTTTACTGCCTAGTCCAGATTCTCAAGATCAAGCGTCAATATATCCTGAAACTTCTTCAATCTCCGAGTTAATTGGCTCTCCAAAATTCTACAACAAATTGAGTTTAACTGTGCAGAATAATGCAGCAGCTTAACACTAGGTtgttttcacattcatctgctAAAGGGGGAAAGTTTTTCTGTGCTCACTTTATATTGAAGTTTAACATAGAAACATCATGTGTGACATTACAACTAGCTTGGAAGCCAATCATGTACAACCTATAGATGTGTCATTCGGACATTTGAAGTAAAGGTATACAAGTTATTAGTAAATATAAAATagtttattgaattgatttgggggaaaaaactgACAAATTGTTAGTCAAAGCAGAATGATCAAAAGATGTCTGGCAGTATATGTCAAATTAttacatttacaataaaaaGCAGCTATATTATTACTGATTTTACATTGATTAAACCATGTGTATTGTGATTTTCCTCCAAACATATGATTTACCTACAGCGCATCATCACTCTTTCTTGGGCGTGTATCAAGCAAACGCGTGGTCTGCTCACATTGGCTACAGCAATTACCCGTCCGGATGGTCTCTCCTCCAATTGGCCGAGAGGAGTGATGCTTCCTTATTGAGGTTCGGAGACGACGTCCAATCAGATTCAGACATCTGTTCTGAGCCGAAAAGACCAGTGGCACCGTCTTTGACTTTAACATTACTGTATGATAGACTGGACCGACTAACAACGCCTGCTGTACGGTGTACACAGATTATATAGACTTATTTGTAATTATAGTCGTTTTTTTATTTGGCGGGGTGCTTCAGTTTGTCACAATGACAACCCTGTCGCTGCTTTTGATGGCCGTGTCGGCAGCATCTGTGCTGGCTGAGTCCACTGTCTTTTTTCGAGAGCAATTTGAAGATGGGGGTGAGgtccttttatttattcagttatacctacattattttacatttatgtttGGTTGTGATTTCTTTGaaactgtatatattatatctCAGATATTACAATATTGAATCTACATGAAACCCGGTGGCTATATTCTTCATGTTGGCTGGAATTATTTTTGACATGACCGCGCACAATTTTGAAATGTATGTGGTGCATTGTCTCCTTCCCGCTCAGTTTGGGATGCATTTAGTCTACATGGGTACCATTCATCTTTTGTACCATtctcccctcccttcctcttcgTCCTCTCCATTTTACCCCCCCAGCTATCATCAAACCTTGTCTGTCTCCCCATCCCCCCCCCTGCACAGCTCTCCCCTGGTCATTCAGTGTTCCCCTTATCTATCTGTCATCTTTCATCACCAGCCTCATAACAAAACACCTTGTAGATAGTGAACGCGGTCACCTAAAGCATGTTCCTGCAGCGTAACACCTTCCCACTGCACCGATGCATCATCAATGGTGGCTCAGCAGCTTGTGAGTGTGTTCACAGTGACTGCTGTGCAGCTGAACCTACACTTGTTTGTGCAGATGCCTGGAAAAGTCGCTGGGTGGAATCCAAGCACAAGTCCGACTACGGCAACTTGGTCCTGAGTGCAGGGAAGTTCTATGGCGATGCAGAGAAAGACAAAGGTAAGTTGAAAGGTTAAATTGTATTCACCCACTCTGGATCTGTGCAAGATGGTTAACTCCCACATTGTTTTGGGTGTGTTTTATAGAATAAGGGTGCGTATTCCTTGTTTTTCTGTGGTCTGTGTTGAGGAGATTTGACTGAGACTTATATGGTGCTTGCTTGGGATTCATTTAAGTTTGGGCTGTGGTCTTTAAAAGAACCATTTCTCTTAATTCTTTATTTGTTCATGTGACATTTGCTTGTAGTGGCACAATGCAGAGACAATCTTTATCCCTTACCAGAAGTTATTGAAGTAAGTTTTAGAAGTAAAGTCGAAATCCACACACGTGACTCTAAATGGGATGTATGCCCAGTGAAATCATCGTGGGTGGTGTCAGAGTGTCTCAGAGTTGTTCCATTATTAACTCTCTGTGGATCTGCTCCAGGATTTGTCTCTACATGAACTCATCACAACAGGCTGTCTCTCTGCTGTACAACTTGAGAAGATACTTGTTAAAATTCACTAATTTAAGCTAATCTGAACAATTTAATAGAAACCACATGAATAAATTATACTTAATGCTGGAGCTTCCCTTAATACAGATACATTGcactaaaaaatatatattttgccaCAGGTCTGCAGACGAGCCAGGACGCACGCTTCTACGCCTCGTCATCCCGTTTTGATGACTTCAGCAACCAGGGCCAGCCTCTGGTTATCCAGTTCACTGTGAAACATGAGCAGAGCATTGACTGTGGGGGAGGCTACGTTAAACTGTTTCCCTCTGGCCTCAACCAGGAGGACATGCACGGAGACTCGGTCTACAACATCATGTTCGGTGAGTACATATAGTTTCAACTGTGGGCCGAAGGACTTTGTCTCTAAGGTATATTCTTACAGTGGTACGAGTACAAGTCATTTGAAGTCACCTTGAAAATTTTGGAAGATCTGTGTGGGGGCATTTTTCTTCTCGTTATGTTTCACCAGATTTTGACAGCTCTTAATTTAGTTGTACAGTATACACAGACAAATACGCATAAATCAAACACCCGTTAGATATTCCTTATCTCTTACTCTTTGTTTCCAATGTTAACTTTTAccatttttctttccttttttggtTTGCTTGTTCAGGTCCTGACATTTGTGGCCCTGGCACAAAGAAGGTTCATGTCATATTCAACTACAAAGGCAAGAACCATCTGATTAACAAGGACATCAGATGCAAGGTGAGATATCAGTAaatggttgttgtttttatatttacttGAGGAAATGGCATCCAAATGGAAAGTTTTTTCTAATTCCCGTTGGTCCCAGAGTGTGTTCCAATTCATCAGCATTTTGTAATAACAACATTGCTATTGTTCTTCTCACCATAAAACCAAACCAGCGAGGACATGTTGAAAGTGGAACgtgttttgcattttaaacatgttagaTGTAAATCACTTAGGAATATAATGCAATTAGAATAGCTGCTAACAATTCTTTTATTCCTTGCAGGATGATGAGTACTCCCACTTGTACACACTGATAGTCAACCCTGAAAACACTTACGAGGTCAAGATCGACAATAAGAAGGTCGAGTCTGGCAATCTGGAGGATGACTGGGACTTCCTGCCTCCCAAAAAGATTAAGGACCCTGAAGCCAAAAAGCCAGAGGACTGGGATGACCGGGAGAAGATTCCCGACCCCGACGATAATAAACCAGAGGTCAGTCTGCTCGAGCCACTCTAAAAATCTGTTTGTCCATATTTTGTAATAATCCTTTTGGGGATATTTGTAGGGATGGCTGAAGTGAAACTGATGTTCCGAAGCTTTGCcgagatcccgaagcgcagatgtttcgaaacactgatccgaagcgcgattcaaaacactgatgtcacgtgactacggctaaatgaaacACCGGAGTGTTTCACTAGTGTTTCAacaggtggcatggtccgcCAAATCAGCGTTTGATTGAAAAAACCCAGATTATACAtaatgctacagctgatgccacagtggaagtgaaaaaataccacaactatgcgtttttgcccagaactcatgatcccctaacttactggaaagagagagcagtaatctttcctcatttgtatgtccttgctaaaagatatctttgcatgccagcaacaagtgtcccttgtgagaggatcttttcaaaggctggagaaattatctgtaaaacacgaagtaggctaagtccttccacagcagagaaaaaatatttttgaatgaaaatctataaaaaagtgagacattgtggcttgatttcttttattaatattcattttttatgaccaaaatagcagtatgcacagtgaggagtctgctagccttacaagcttcacatattagaaaaataatacaaaacaataatacattttttatttttttaatggctcgttatcaaggttgtttcagatcaccACCTGccagtgaccactaggtgtcctcgttgagacgggtgtcagattgtttcgaagcctcgacacaatatgacacatttgcttcaactgtttcactgtttcacgaagcctcgatctgcccaccactagaTATTTGTCCTACTGATACATAATAATTTTGCTTATAAGACagcattcattttatttgtatgaaACCCATatgtctttttaaaatgtctttgatATACCTTCATGAAGTCATGTCTTCTAAACCTGTATCTCTTTGGTAGGACTGGGACAAGGCTGAGAACATCCCAGATCCTGATGCTAAAAAGCCTGATGACTGGGATGAAGAGATGGACGGAGAGTGGGAGCCTCCTATGGTCGCTAACCCTGAGTACAAGGTAACAGCAAATAATTAGAACACTTAATATACAGTGTCCTGTCAATAGGTTACACTATTACGGAAATAACTCCGTCTTTGCTACTTAGTTTTCTACATTAATGccattttgtttgagtttttaaATAA
The Perca fluviatilis chromosome 9, GENO_Pfluv_1.0, whole genome shotgun sequence genome window above contains:
- the tor3a gene encoding torsin-3A, which encodes MFVRWLLPVLWALSAEADFFQFDSISNVSTYYFNYIYCNIWEGECQPNQDDATQQVPTRDLWAGFPQDYISLLHQWYCSMGQCCESGDCRITNNITGLARDLQTKLHGQHLAQSVVLKAIQGFINNPESNKPLTLSFHGWSGTGKNFVARIIADNLYRDGVKSECVRLFIAPFHFPHARLVDTYKGQLREAIRDMVLRCPQTLFIFDEAEKLHPGLIDAIKPYMDHYDNVDGVSYRTAIFLFLSNIGGATINDVALDFWHSGQNREDIGMEDLEHRLRAETMESHGGFAQSELMSGHLIDFFVPFLPLEYRHVKLCARDAYAARGLETDEATLDEVAKAMLYVPKEERLFSAQGCKSIPQRINFFLP
- the calr gene encoding calreticulin; this encodes MTTLSLLLMAVSAASVLAESTVFFREQFEDGDAWKSRWVESKHKSDYGNLVLSAGKFYGDAEKDKGLQTSQDARFYASSSRFDDFSNQGQPLVIQFTVKHEQSIDCGGGYVKLFPSGLNQEDMHGDSVYNIMFGPDICGPGTKKVHVIFNYKGKNHLINKDIRCKDDEYSHLYTLIVNPENTYEVKIDNKKVESGNLEDDWDFLPPKKIKDPEAKKPEDWDDREKIPDPDDNKPEDWDKAENIPDPDAKKPDDWDEEMDGEWEPPMVANPEYKGEWKPREIDNPAYKGIWIHPEIDNPEYTADSEIYKYDSFGVIGLDLWQVKSGTIFDNFLIANNPKLAEEVGNDTWGKTKDAEKKMKESQEEEERKKREEDDQQRRDEAKEEDEEEEEEKDEEQDEEEDEEEEEEEEGEEQEEEEEDDEGTDSKLKDEL